From a single Porites lutea chromosome 10, jaPorLute2.1, whole genome shotgun sequence genomic region:
- the LOC140950118 gene encoding dnaJ homolog subfamily C member 12-like, whose amino-acid sequence MEDLCDVLGDKNKQDDYYSLLGCDELATTEQINAEFRQKAKECHPDKNPGDQAAKRLFERLKQARNTLCNEEGRKKYDKWRKSGIAVPYEQWLELSGAVHTSLHWAAKPRKELMLDWKKSEEKNLNECLNEEENAKHRRLQSPCVSIQHCARPPRRCGWSSMRSTHISKFRKYEI is encoded by the exons ATGGAAGACTTATGCGACGTGCTAggtgacaaaaacaaacaggaCGATTATTACTCCCTCCTAGGCTGTGATGAACTAGCTACCACAGAACAAATTAATGCAGAATTTCGTCAAAAAGCGAAAGAATGTCATCCTGACAAAAACCCCGGAGATCAAGCCGCTAAAAGGTTATTCGAAAG ATTAAAACAGGCTCGGAATACTCTTTGTAATGAAGAAGGCAGAAAAAAGTATGATAAATGGCGCAAATCTGGAATAGCTGTACCATATGAACAGTGGCTTGAGCTGAGTGGTGCAGTTCACACATCATTACATTGGGCAGCCAAACCAAGGAAGGAGCTCATGTTGGATTGgaagaaaa gtgaagaaaaaaatctgaatgAATGTTTAAATGAAGAAGAAAATGCAAAACATCGCCGTCTTCAGTCTCCATGTGTTTCCATTCAACATTGTGCCAGGCCACCGAGGAGGTGTGGGTGGAGCTCGATGCGGAGTACACACATCAGCAAGTTTAGGAAATATGAGATTTGA
- the LOC140950241 gene encoding E3 ubiquitin-protein ligase PPP1R11-like: MPRRMAECSEGGSGTTTVTEEVTESPTQQRLLLKLKKPKLDKKVQWDESAVDNEFMGKKISKCCCIYSKPKMFGDSSSESDSDEDGCAHNAYCTGHKKKGHRGHHHHHHHHGDKGDESAPSGDSEQGPSFST, from the exons ATGCCAAGAAGAATGGCAGAATGTTCTGAAGGTGGCAGTGGTACTACAACAGTCACTGAAGAAGTAACTGAGAGCCCCACG CAACAGCGGCTTTTGCTGAAATTGAAGAAACCAAAGTTAGACAAGAAGGTGCAATGGGATGAAAGTGCTGTCGATAATGAGTTTATGGGAAAGAAAATATCAAAAT GTTGTTGTATTTATTCCAAACCCAAAATGTTTGGAGACTCTTCTTCTGAGAGTGACAGCGATGAAGATGGATGTGCACACAATGCTTACTGCACAGGCCATAAAAAGAAAGGCCACAgaggtcatcatcatcatcatcatcaccatggCGACAAAGGAGATGAGTCAGCCCCGAGTGGAGATTCTGAACAAGGACCAAGCTTTAGCACTTAA
- the LOC140950817 gene encoding clathrin heavy chain linker domain-containing protein 1-like, producing MQARRSASPISVHSPRSSKSHVSTKSPLSARDFREKKTAFSKGLPGADLKEIERSLTNELQTVTLRPEYSKQDRFMVHKHAFDQLIESKAVVYKSLLSEIKAEYEQFIETLERGQSQTIYLQGMLKALLSEKANVRNFALRGDELEDKVEKLQQHNKKLRLKLHALRAERARRLASAESKSMHSVAKEMRLLIPGLSLQDLTDLTTLRKTLIRLEAQVKELKEATKTKFVDKGQKQVLKQQLVKKENARGEVFTYHEKLQERCGTLKVAVEAAKSVVDNPDQDLHIVDVIFRELANYGKSKYGKKSDALQFFVSFDEDDPLKKKEAERLIEYVDHFNDLFDFGQFELAAMHAANSPMGILRTYETMIKFKQAETVDGKQSPLLIFCDALMATASAAQPLTGAMSSECIRCALHEERLDLATHWLAQEKLTYSIPLGDAFRDYCKCTAHCTCTCLPLAQTVYTRIGAHHRVVACLCGQEKFSIMLNYAKEHAKFTTEDYRAVLLENPSPELAKLMLSTPSSSRKIGILNFAAVVGAFLGDNQHKMLLNVLKHLSQTNSHDLSAVMKDALFNETKSDNMNTDRWLQVVNMCEEAGLLEIGVEILSMLTIRDALNKASIAFSMDYIS from the exons ATGCAGGCCAGAAGATCTGCCAGTCCAATTTCAGTCCATTCACCCCGCTCCTCTAAATCACATGTAAGCACAAAATCTCCTTTGAGTGCAAGagattttagggaaaagaaaacgGCTTTTTCCAAGGGCTTACCTGGTGCTGATCTTAAAGAAATAGAGAGAAGTTTAACTAATGAGCTGCAAACGGTTACGTTACGGCCGGAATATAGCAAGCAAGACCGTTTTATGGTGCACAAACATGCCTTTGATCAACTGATAGAGAGCAAAGCTGTTGTCTACAAGTCTCTTTTGTCAGAGATAAAAGCAGAATATGAACAATTTATTGAGACATTAGAAAGAGGTCAAAGTCAAACTATCTACCTACAGGGAATGTTAAAAGCTCTGCTGTCAGAGAAAGCAAACGTACGAAACTTCGCTTTAAGAGGAGATGAGTTGGAAGATAAAGTTGAAAAGCTCCAACAACACAACAAAAAGCTTAGGCTAAAGCTTCATGCCCTTAGAGCAGAGAGGGCAAGGAGGTTGGCTTCAGCAGAGAGTAAATCGATGCATTCAGTAGCGAAAGAGATGCGTCTTTTAATTCCTGGACTATCACTTCAGGACCTAACTGATTTAACAACTTTAAGGAAGACACTCATTAGATTAGAAGCTCAAGTTAAGGAACTCAAGGAAGCGACCAAAACAAAGTTTGTAGACAAAGGGCAGAAACAGGTCTTAAAGCAACAGCTagtgaaaaaggaaaatgctCGAGGAGAAGTGTTCACTTATCATGAGAAACTACAAGAAAGATGTGGGACTCTGAAGGTAGCTGTTGAG GCAGCAAAGTCAGTGGTTGATAATCCAGACCAAGACCTACACATTGTAGATGTCATATTCCGAGAACTGGCAAACTATGGCAAAAGCAAGTATGGCAAGAAGAGTGATGCACTACAGTTCTTTGTCAGTTTTGACGAGGATGATCCCTTAAAGAAGAAAGAGGCAGAGCGGTTAATAGAATATGTGGATCACTTTAATGATCTGTTTGATTTTGGTCAGTTTGAACTGGCTGCAATGCATGCTGCTAACTCTCCCATGGGAATTCTCCGAACTTATGAAACTATGATCAAGTTTAAGCAGGCTGAGACTGTAGATGGCAAACAGTCTCCTTTGTTGATTTTCTGCGATGCTCTTATGGCAACAGCATCGGCAGCACAACCTCTGACAGGAGCAATGTCTTCTGAGTGTATTCGCTGCGCTCTTCATGAAGAACGTCTTGATTTAGCTACCCACTGGCTAGCTCAAGAGAAACTGACATACTCCATCCCTCTTGGGGATGCATTTCGTGATTATTGTAAATGCACAGCGCATTGTACCTGCACTTGTCTTCCCCTTGCTCAAACTGTTTACACTAGAATTGGTGCTCATCATCGAGTGGTAGCTTGCCTTTGTGGACAGGAGAAATTCTCAATCATGTTGAATTATGCAAAGGAACATGCAAAGTTTACAACAGAAGACTATCGGGCTGTTTTGTTAGAAAATCCTTCCCCTGAGCTGGCAAAACTTATGCTTAGCACTCCAAGCTCGAGCAGGAAGATTGGCATTCTTAACTTTGCAGCAGTTGTTGGGGCTTTTTTGGGTGACAATCAACATAAGATGCTCTTGAATGTGCTTAAGCATCTTTCGCAAACTAACAGTCATGATTTGTCAGCAGTTATGAAGGATGCTTTGTTTAACGAAACAAAGAGCGACAACATGAACACAGATAGGTGGCTACAGGTTGTCAACATGTGTGAGGAAGCTGGGTTACTGGAAATTGGTGTTGAGATACTTTCCATGTTGACAATCAGAGATGCATTGAACAAAGCCTCTATTGCCTTTAGTATGGATTATATTTCATAA
- the LOC140951005 gene encoding bifunctional arginine demethylase and lysyl-hydroxylase PSR-like, which yields MADSSSFPELSSHATEEEKNLSLKEKINLIDNEIRQLYEFCLKAGYTQPQIEECAQPLLAIQSREKRIKWFWRLCSFALFVGFVAFLFAYDPTYRQICIYGKFVAMKALPYWDWTVIYDKECLIDNPYKIQDGLTEEDCNACQQLKGVKRIANASQSEIAESFLFNQIPVIVTDAVEGWDALEKFDLNYLAELYEKNEVLADRSDGCQFQSTVLEYEDPHQLLSAYKSGELTKFQAFWENCDKDAAKVLRKYYKRPYFLPPMAEAVEGNWFIVSSAQNMTLHVHWESTATWIAQIKGTGRFILTPDEICKNLCHKVAVNLDPGEVLTVMNTMWNVQYRPIGNEPVISFGSGVTWD from the exons ATGGCGGATTCTTCATCTTTTCCTGAGTTATCTTCACACGCCACTGAGGAagaaaaaaacctttctttGAAGGAGAAGATAAACTTAATCGACAATGAGATTCGCCAATTGTACGAGTTTTGCCTCAAAGCTGGCTATACACAACCTCAAATTGAGGAATGTGCTCAACCCTTGCTAGCCATACAGAGCAGAGAAAAGCGCATCAAATGGTTTTGGCGACTGTGTTCTTTCGCTCTGTTCGTAGGATTTGTTGCCTTTTTGTTCGCCTATGATCCTACCTACCGCCAAATCTGTATTTATGGCAAGTTTGTGGCCATGAAG GCTCTTCCTTATTGGGATTGGACTGTTATTTATGACAAGGAATGTCTCATTGACAATCCCTACAAGATTCAAGACGGACTGACTGAAGAAGATTGCAATGCTTGCCAACAACTTAAAGGAGTAAAGAGAATTGCTAACGCTAGTCAGAGTGAAATAGCAGAAAGCTTTCTCTTCAACCAAATACCTGTTATTGTCACTGATGCTGTTGAAGGATGGGATGCGTTGGAAAAGTTTGATCTCAATTACTTAGCAGAG TTGTATGAGAAAAATGAAGTGTTAGCAGATCGTTCTGATGGATGTCAATTTCAGAGCACAGTACTGGAGTATGAGGACCCCCATCAACTGCTGTCAGCTTATAAGAGTGGGGAACTGACAAAATTCCAAGCATTTTG GGAAAACTGTGATAAAGATGCCGCCAAAGTGTTACGTAAATATTACAAGCGCCCCTATTTTCTTCCACCCATGGCAGAGGCAGTAGAAGGAAACTGGTTTATAGTCTCCTCAGCTCAAAACATGACACTGCAT GTTCACTGGGAAAGTACAGCCACCTGGATAGCCCAG ATCAAAGGGACTGGTAGGTTCATATTAACACCAGATGAGATTTGCAAGAATTTGTGCCACAAGGTTGCAGTCAACCTGGATCCTGGAGAAGTTT TGACCGTGATGAACACTATGTGGAATGTACAGTACAGACCCATTGGTAATGAGCCTGTCATCTCCTTTGGCTCAGGAGTCACTTGGGACTGA
- the LOC140949714 gene encoding adenosine receptor A3-like codes for MSNNSTSNGFYESEECPYLEEVAWRDEFLLTEGTYNHLLAIISINSISVLPTVLLNALVIFAVATRGQLRNKATILLACLAGADLLTGLLGQPIRIAVEVERLRKTGTFCGALERVSILSLGWHIFATLSHLLLITVDRYIAIKKPLRYREIITTRRVTVAVLLAWASTIVVAIQDSILAAINSDTNIYSVYWNVSVVTLNILGLISIIVIVAIYFYIFLEVRCQQRSQTEHLSVEEIATIRRNNRAAKTLGIILITLIVTYLPMIVSSIMYYSVNLQRPVLNCLASWVATLIMLSSLCNPVIYCWRMKKFRQAFLEILHLGNRENKQPQEGIEMQIIQPAH; via the coding sequence ATGTCGAATAATTCTACGTCCAACGGATTTTACGAATCAGAGGAATGTCCTTATTTGGAGGAAGTGGCATGGCGAGATGAGTTCCTGCTGACAGAAGGTACCTACAACCATCTGCTTGCTATAATCAGCATTAATTCCATCTCAGTTTTACCAACTGTGTTGTTGAATGCTCTGGTGATCTTTGCTGTCGCAACAAGAGGACAGTTGCGAAATAAAGCGACAATCCTTCTGGCGTGCCTGGCCGGGGCTGATCTTTTGACAGGACTGCTGGGACAGCCGATACGAATAGCGGTAGAAGTGGAGCGACTACGAAAAACTGGCACATTTTGTGGAGCTTTGGAAAGAGTAAGCATTTTATCCTTAGGATGGCATATCTTCGCGACCTTGTCTCATCTTCTACTAATAACTGTTGATAGGTACATTGCTATTAAAAAACCGTTAAGGTATCGAGAGATTATCACAACACGACGGGTAACAGTCGCTGTGCTTTTAGCGTGGGCTTCAACGATAGTTGTGGCAATTCAAGATAGCATCCTTGCTGCAATAAACAGTGACACAAACATTTACAGTGTTTATTGGAACGTATCGGTCGTAACGCTCAACATTTTAGGTTTGATTTCTATAATTGTCATCGTAGCAATTTACTTCTACATTTTCTTGGAAGTCCGGTGCCAACAAAGATCTCAGACTGAGCATTTAAGCGTAGAAGAAATTGCAACAATCAGAAGAAACAACCGAGCGGCCAAAACCCTTGGAATCATCCTTATTACATTAATTGTAACATACCTGCCAATGATAGTATCCAGTATAATGTATTATTCTGTGAATCTACAACGGCCTGTTTTAAACTGCCTGGCGAGCTGGGTGGCAACGTTAATAATGTTGAGTTCCCTGTGCAATCCAGTTATTTACTGTTGGCGCATGAAGAAATTTCGCCAAGCATTTTTGGAAATTCTCCATTTAGGAAATCGAGAAAACAAGCAGCCACAAGAAGGGATAGAGATGCAAATAATTCAACCAGCACATTAA
- the LOC140949715 gene encoding beta-2 adrenergic receptor-like — translation MANTSSSNGLFKPAECPYLKGVAWRDEFLLTEGTHNHLVAIISINSISVLPTVLLNALVIFAVAKREQLRNESTILLACMAGADLLTGLLGQPIRIAAEVQRLLKTGTFFGALERVSMLSLIWHILATLTHLVLITTDRYIAIKKPLRYREIVTTRRVTVAVISAFAFSIFVTTQESILAAVNSDTNIYSIYLTISTITVTSFASISIIAIVGIYLYIFSETRRQQRIEIEHLSVEEITTIRKNNKATKVLGIILITLIATYLPTIISVIVYFSVNLEGRFLNCMASWVATLIMLGALCNPIIYCWRMEKFRHAFLEILHLRSSENNQRQEAIEVPVSQPAH, via the coding sequence ATGGCGAATACTTCTTCGTCCAACGGATTATTTAAACCAGCGGAATGTCCGTATTTGAAGGGTGTAGCTTGGCGAGATGAGTTCCTGCTGACAGAAGGTACCCACAACCATCTGGTTGCTATAATCAGCATCAATTCCATATCAGTTTTACCAACTGTGTTGTTGAATGCTCTGGTGATCTTTGCTGTCGCAAAAAGGGAACAGTTGCGAAATGAATCGACAATCCTTCTGGCGTGCATGGCCGGGGCGGATCTTTTGACAGGGCTGCTGGGACAGCCGATACGAATAGCGGCAGAAGTGCAGCGACTACTGAAAACTGGCACATTTTTTGGAGCTTTGGAAAGAGTAAGCATGTTATCCTTAATATGGCATATCTTGGCGACCTTAACTCATCTTGTGTTAATAACTACTGATAGGTACATTGccattaaaaaaccattaaGGTATCGAGAGATTGTCACAACACGGCGAGTAACCGTCGCTGTGATTTCAGCGTTTGCTTTCTCGATATTTGTGACAACTCAAGAAAGCATCCTTGCTGCAGTAAACAGTGACACAAACATTTACAGTATTTATTTGACCATATCAACCATAACGGTTACTAGTTTCGCCTCGATTTCCATAATTGCCATCGTAGGAATTTATTTGTACATTTTCTCGGAAACCCGACGCCAACAACGAATTGAGATTGAACATTTAAGCGTAGAAGAAATTACGACAATTAGGAAAAATAACAAAGCCACCAAAGTTCTAGGAATCATCCTTATTACGCTAATTGCAACATACCTACCAACAATAATTTCTGTTATCgtttatttttctgttaatCTAGAAGGGCGTTTTTTAAACTGTATGGCGAGTTGGGTGGCAACGTTAATAATGTTAGGTGCCCTGTGCAACCCCATTATTTACTGTTGGCGCATGGAGAAATTTCGCCACGcatttttggaaattttacATTTAAGAAGTTCAGAAAACAACCAGCGACAAGAAGCGATAGAGGTGCCAGTCAGTCAACCAGCTCATTAG